Proteins found in one Drosophila innubila isolate TH190305 chromosome X, UK_Dinn_1.0, whole genome shotgun sequence genomic segment:
- the LOC117793410 gene encoding extensin yields MKCTKVLKVLPASMLLLLSLLLPSMVTAFGNEYVHIKVHVPKDQAPSIALDAEPIAPHKVIHHFHHHGPPPHQRSRGRAPPKQKPSPLLESVILSDLDKPLHMSEHADYLNHAKELAEHLSETYVVKKPPPPPSQPKKKVNTYTIIEEKHRPASFDYESRPEHGVDTYRVIDSRPQHHHHKHYEHHEHHQHDEDDDDVGYRYPAPERLHRHKSSSSSSYLSGAYAEPAPVEEHADLDQGYSYTPPSYATAKSARSPTHTLEAPEESPLDTQYQYDYGASGSTSGFRPSPQLLSQTDVYEDDVEPYAGPVPTRRRRPSSSDWSSRSSYNSGVDSYNIGHIRGLGSSGYQHSGPYL; encoded by the coding sequence ATGAAGTGTACGAAGGTGTTGAAAGTGTTGCCAGCTtcgatgctgttgttgttgtctttgttgttgccatcgATGGTTACGGCCTTTGGCAATGAGTATGTGCACATTAAGGTGCATGTGCCAAAGGATCAGGCACCGAGCATTGCCCTCGATGCGGAACCAATTGCTCCCCACAAGGTAATCCATCACTTTCACCATCATGGGCCGCCGCCGCATCAGAGATCACGTGGTCGGGCACCGCCAAAGCAGAAGCCAAGTCCGTTGCTGGAGAGTGTGATACTGTCCGACTTGGATAAGCCGCTGCACATGAGCGAGCATGCGGATTATCTAAATCATGCCAAGGAACTGGCCGAGCATCTCAGTGAAACATATGTGGTGAAGaagccaccgccaccaccatcACAGCCCAAAAAGAAGGTGAACACCTACACAATTATCGAGGAGAAGCATCGACCCGCAAGCTTTGATTACGAATCTCGGCCGGAGCATGGTGTGGACACCTATCGGGTAATTGACAGTCGCCcacagcatcatcatcacaaGCATTATGAGCATCATGAGCATCATCAGCACgacgaggatgatgatgatgtgggCTATCGTTATCCCGCTCCTGAACGCCTTCATCGGCATAAGagctcctcatcctcatcgtaCCTAAGTGGAGCGTACGCGGAGCCAGCACCGGTTGAGGAGCACGCAGATTTGGATCAGGGTTACAGCTATACGCCACCATCGTATGCCACCGCCAAATCTGCACGTTCGCCCACCCACACGCTGGAGGCGCCCGAAGAATCCCCCCTAGACACACAGTATCAATACGACTATGGAGCAAGCGGCAGTACCAGCGGCTTTCGTCCATCGCCCCAGCTCCTCAGTCAGACGGATGTGTATGAGGATGACGTTGAACCATATGCGGGTCCAGTGCCAACTCGACGTCGTCGTCCCAGTTCCTCGGATTGGTCCAGTCGTTCCAGCTACAACAGCGGAGTCGATAGCTACAACATTGGTCACATCCGGGGATTGGGTAGTAGCGGGTATCAACATTCCGGACCCTACCTATAA
- the LOC117788589 gene encoding gustatory receptor 8a yields MSGHIGQVLQYHLRFYQLLGLHGVPLSGDGQFSCKAIILRIWAGCLLSSLTWVAFMCVTSEDECLYEGDDFGRFNDGLKFGFAEVAVLSIYSETIWNRHPLARFWQLYAALAPRPAATVRLQLLQHWRFLITIYGTVFLESLMISVLFSQQMDQHIVLFWSTFQPFVYVVHLRNTQFVLHLELLRQQLFQLEHELALLVEYSAFASGAASFFGYEEYMRRRVRQKQRIYQGIYELYTCFIQAFSYSVLTVLLMIYVRIAVDCYFMYYTIYNKIDDKDYYLLLPALLEIPAFIHVSQSCMQMVLRIAYQLHSIVVSSPALSLQVQNFSLQLLHQPVRIHCLGITLLDSYLLTRIATAVCTYMIFTVQLMPKLSGSYY; encoded by the exons ATGAGCGGCCACATTGGCCAGGTGCTGCAGTATCATCTGCGCTTCTATCAGCTGCTCGGACTGCACGGTGTTCCGCTCTCCGGAGACGGGCAATTTTCATGCAAGGCAATCATACTGAGAATCTGGGCGGGATGCCTCTTGAGCAGCCTTACGTGGGTGGCTTTCATGTGCGTCACCAGCGAGGATGAGTGTCTGTATGAGGGCGACGACTTTGGACGCTTTAATGATGGCCTCAAATTCGGATTTGCTGAAGTTGCCGTACTGAGTATCTACAGTGAAACGATCTGGAATCGTCATCCCTTGGCACGATTCTGGCAATTGTATGCTGCACTTGCTCCGAGGCCAGCGGCAACAGTGCGTCTTCAGTTGCTGCAACATTGGCGATTCCTCATCACAATCTATGGCACAGTATTTTTGGAATCCCTGATGATTTCGGTGCTGTTCAGCCAACAGATGGACCAACACATTGTGCTCTTCTGGAGCACCTTTCAGCCCTTTGTCTACGTCGTGCATCTGCGGAACACACAGTTTGTGCTGCATTTGGAACTGTTGCGACAACAACTGTTCCAATTGGAGCATGAGCTGGCCCTGCTGGTGGAGTACTCGGCATTTGCCAGTGGTGCTGCCAGTTTTTTTGGCTACGAGGAGTACATGAGGCGACGTGTCCGTCAAAAGCAACGCATCTATCAAGGCATCTACGAGCTGTATACCTGCTTTATCCAGGCTTTCAGCTACTCCGTGCTCACCGTGCTCCTCATGATCTACGTACGCATCGCAGTCGATTGCTATTTCATGTACTACACCATCTACAACAAGATCGATGACAAAG ATTACTATCTATTGCTACCTGCGTTACTCGAGATTCCCGCCTTCATCCATGTCTCGCAAAGCTGCATGCAGATGGTGCTCCGTATTGCCTATCAACTGCACAGTATTGTCGTCAGCTCACCTGCCCTTTCCCTCCAG GTACAAAACTTCTCGCTGCAGTTACTCCATCAGCCGGTGCGCATTCATTGCCTGGGCATCACTCTCCTGGACAGTTATTTGCTAACACGC ATTGCAACTGCCGTTTGCACCTATATGATATTTACGGTGCAATTGATGCCCAAGTTGAGTGGTTCATACTATTAG
- the LOC117790873 gene encoding uncharacterized protein LOC117790873 — protein sequence MERIDIEKFITDDLIAMPNNSTLYDDLKNQILARKNTDILMKQDKTEEHCHGDVLRYHSEYFSHCLPTGSVINLPYENVHPVVFKFLYEWMIMGSTECPRNKLLELLDAGFFLYMPMLVSSIFQCMDDKKTFTASDSIDTYYKALNKNVLGIADLMLASVRKYFLLMINTVEYSEIEVSCLCNLLDSDNLGVQSEIEVFYAVFVWIYVDFEARMVHLERILKAVRFKLLPSEFLCNIGMHLHELHPDIAAVLHPILQETMWFHQVLDMEEDVGENIKPCQRIWIRDPQCPYIDLVKKGKHIDHVDFMQYVVTLDNAEEFSDRLLQKESNESGDETPTEYSGSVDEYNVETTEDSLVETTENAEESHTECTESVEDTLTEGTESEEESLTEGTESVEESLTEGTESVEDSITEDTESVEDSFTEGTESAEESRTEGTESVEVKKV from the coding sequence ATGGAGCGAATTGACATTGAGAAGTTTATAACCGATGATTTAATCGCAATGCCAAACAATTCGACGCTGTAtgatgatttaaaaaatcaaattttggcAAGGAAAAATACGGACATTCTCATGAAGCAAGACAAGACTGAAGAGCATTGTCATGGAGATGTTTTGCGCTATCATTCGGAGTATTTCAGTCATTGTCTTCCGACAGGATCTGTGATTAATTTGCCGTATGAAAATGTACATCccgttgtttttaaatttttgtacgAATGGATGATAATGGGAAGCACTGAGTGTCCTCGCAATAAGTTACTCGAACTGCTTGATGCTggattttttctatatatgccCATGCTTGTGAGCAGCATATTTCAATGCATGGACGACAAGAAAACCTTCACAGCGAGTGATTCGATCGATACCTATTATAAGGCACTGAATAAGAATGTTTTGGGCATCGCCGATTTAATGTTGGCCAGTGTTCGAAAATATTTCCTGTTGATGATCAACACTGTGGAATATTCTGAAATTGAAGTTAGTTGCTTGTGCAATTTACTCGATTCGGATAACTTGGGTGTTCAATCGGAGATCGAGGTGTTCTATGCAGTCTTTGTTTGGATCTACGTTGACTTTGAAGCTCGTATGGTTCATTTGGAGCGTATCCTTAAAGCAGTGCGATTTAAACTGTTGCCATCAGAGTTTCTTTGCAACATTGGGATGCATTTGCACGAGCTTCATCCAGACATTGCTGCAGTTCTTCATCCCATTCTGCAAGAGACCATGTGGTTTCACCAGGTACTCGACATGGAAGAGGACGTTGGAGAAAATATTAAGCCATGTCAACGCATCTGGATTAGGGATCCACAATGCCCATATATAGATCTCGTTAAAAAGGGCAAGCATATTGATCACGTTGATTTTATGCAGTATGTGGTAACCCTTGATAATGCCGAGGAATTTTCGGATCGCTTACTTCAGAAGGAAAGTAACGAAAGTGGTGACGAAACACCTACAGAATATAGCGGAAGTGTAGATGAATACAATGTTGAAACTACCGAAGACTCACTTGTAGAAACTACCGAAAATGCAGAAGAATCACACACTGAATGTACCGAAAGTGTAGAAGACACACTTACAGAAGGTACCGAAAGTGAAGAAGAATCACTTACAGAAGGTACCGAAAGTGTAGAAGAATCACTTACAGAAGGTACCGAAAGTGTAGAAGATTCAATTACAGAAGATACCGAAAGTGTAGAAGATTCATTTACAGAAGGTACCGAAAGTGCAGAAGAATCACGTACAGAAGGTACCGAAAGTGTGGAAGTAAAGAAAGTGTAG
- the LOC117787382 gene encoding FAST kinase domain-containing protein 5, mitochondrial, protein MIRTTTRCMQRGLAMVQQAQRVMLYRCIRTAPTMPARVFLDSENQYAHSILSGSVKPYQIARSIDWFDRDAVDVGTLQRVLEPSDKAQPSELYADLLQLVQHCAQTATQISDERFTDFVRIYCEQMHHLNDEQLVGSLRSLQQLPTTESTKTANYMELWNTLDIECCRRIDGWSSSQLLLVSDAWYQLGLARIGEFVWLALRKIGRKIRKLPPEQLVQSMFLCNLLRRPVFEMFDFELNLANCVQQMTLQELGVMAMGFFKTQTQIRNPELLQQIYTRLEAQLDSVEDITLVALLKILRYSSKLPQVDALQQLLAALHSQVDRVSLLTCLHMALLGCELQTCNDALVERILLRFEHELEAARLKDLERICLVIALFNLNTASGVEARLCQRLPQMLRQRIDEILRYPRCYSNCLHFLSMRNVYDVELLSVALDPRFVRHVYRSGMPGREYFHLDSFAQMLGTDYTGHFLTEKQRQQMGKLYTQYIPDGNYKLNKTDRILLEIRDALGSLMRTTITAKHLLPHYDRCDLVICYDRQQHRVIPLDASCPEDYSGVLLTRQHLLGTKEAPHVDTLVIVVAGWNNVIRDKQRHTGQFAMKLKQLRQLGHKPVVIYWHEWRELETSTDRQDFLKRRLRQAANI, encoded by the coding sequence ATGATacggacaacaacaagatgcaTGCAGCGTGGCCTGGCGATGGTGCAACAAGCGCAACGGGTCATGTTGTACCGCTGCATACGCACAGCGCCAACAATGCCCGCGAGAGTTTTCCTTGACTCGGAGAATCAGTATGCGCATAGCATTCTATCGGGCTCCGTGAAGCCCTACCAGATCGCACGCTCCATTGATTGGTTCGACAGGGATGCAGTTGATGTGGGCACACTGCAGCGTGTGTTGGAGCCCAGCGATAAGGCACAGCCAAGTGAATTGTATGCTGATTTGCTGCAGCTGGTGCAACATTGTGCACAAACTGCCACACAGATCAGTGATGAACGATTCACGGACTTTGTGCGCATCTACTGTGAGCAGATGCATCACCTCAATGACGAGCAGCTGGTGGGCTCACTGCGCAGCCTGCAACAGTTGCCGACAACGGAGTCCACAAAGACCGCCAACTATATGGAGTTGTGGAACACGTTGGACATTGAGTGCTGTCGCCGCATTGATGGCTGGTCCAGTTCCCAGTTGCTGCTGGTCAGCGATGCCTGGTATCAGCTGGGACTGGCACGCATTGGTGAATTTGTGTGGCTGGCGCTGCGCAAGATTGGACGAAAGATACGTAAGCTGCCGCCAGAGCAGCTCGTTCAGTCCATGTTCCTCTGCAATCTGTTGCGTCGTCCGGTATTCGAGATGTTTGACTTTGAGCTGAATCTGGCCAACTGTGTGCAACAGATGACGCTGCAGGAGCTGGGTGTCATGGCCATGGGATTCTTCAAGACACAGACGCAGATCAGGAATCCCGAATTATTGCAGCAGATCTACACACGCCTCGAGGCACAACTGGACAGCGTCGAGGATATCACACTGGTGGCCTTATTGAAGATCCTGCGTTACAGCAGCAAATTACCACAGGTGGATGCACTGCAGCAACTGCTTGCCGCACTGCACTCCCAGGTGGATCGTGTCTCGCTCTTGACCTGCCTCCACATGGCGCTGCTCGGCTGCGAACTGCAGACCTGCAATGATGCGCTTGTCGAGCGCATTCTGCTGAGATTCGAGCACGAACTGGAGGCGGCAAGACTGAAGGATTTGGAGCGCATTTGCCTGGTCATAGCACTGTTCAATCTCAACACTGCCAGCGGCGTTGAAGCCCGTCTCTGTCAGCGTCTTCCCCAGATGCTGCGTCAACGCATCGACGAGATCTTGAGGTATCCACGTTGCTATAGCAACTGCCTCCACTTCCTCAGCATGCGGAATGTCTACGATGTAGAGTTGCTAAGCGTTGCCCTCGATCCCCGCTTCGTGCGTCATGTTTATCGCAGTGGAATGCCGGGACGCGAATACTTCCATCTGGACAGCTTTGCCCAGATGCTGGGAACGGATTATACGGGACACTTTCTAACCGAGAAGCAACGCCAGCAAATGGGAAAGCTCTATACCCAGTATATTCCCGATGGCAACTACAAGCTCAACAAAACGGATCGCATTCTCCTGGAGATTCGGGATGCACTGGGCAGCCTCATGCGCACCACAATCACCGCCAAGCATCTATTGCCCCACTATGATCGCTGTGATCTCGTCATTTGCTATGATCGACAGCAACATCGTGTGATTCCCTTGGATGCCAGCTGTCCGGAGGATTACAGTGGCGTCCTGCTGACACGGCAACATCTCTTGGGCACCAAGGAGGCACCACACGTGGACACACTCGTCATTGTCGTCGCCGGCTGGAATAATGTAATACGTGATAAACAACGACACACGGGACAGTTTGCCATGAAACTGAAACAACTTCGACAGCTGGGACACAAACCTGTTGTG